The genomic region GATCGCATTCCGCTTTGGACAGGAAAGTCGCGGCCAGAATCTCCAAATCTTCCAATTTCTCCGATTTCATCAGATCCATGCCGACCTCTACCGCTTCCGCATAGCATTTTTCCGCCATCTCAGATTCTTCTTCCGCATCGTATGCCTCGCCCATGAGGTTGAGAGCTTCGACCCTCCTGTTCTTCATCCACGGATCCATTTTTGCCTGAGTCGTTTCCAGAGCTTTCTCGAGGAATGGGTGGCTGTCAGAGGGATGGCCGAATTCCAGTAGGATTTCGGCGGAGTCGAGGCACATAGAAACCACGCCCTTCAGATCGAAATGACGCGATGTTGCGCCTATCCATTGCAAGCGAGCCGCGACATCAGCGTACAAAACCTGCGGGTCGATGCCGAAATGGCTGTAAAGTTTGCCAAGCTCTGAGTTCATTTTCACGAACGTCCCGTCATCCGCGCCGATGCGGGACTCCATTTTGGATGCGGTCTCCAGATCTTCCAGAGCGGATGTGAAATGCTCCATCATGCTGAGGATGCAGCCGCGATTGACATACGCCTCCAGAAGCTCCTCAGAATCCCCCTCCGACTCCAATGCGTTGACTTTGTCATTGTATTCGGAAAGAGCCTCTTCTAGGTAGTCTTCTGGCGTGCCTGGCATGATTTACGCAACTGCATAGCCAGTATATATTTTGGGTTTTATGTTCTCGGCTAAACCAGCAGTATTATAATGATGTACAATCGATTGCGGCGCATGAAACAGGAAAGGGTCCTGGCGATCCATGACATCTCATGCGTTGGAAAGTGCTCTCTCACGGTGGCTCTGCCGATAATTTCGGCCGCAGGCGAGGAATGCTCCGTTCTCCCCACCGCAGTCCTATCCACACATACAGGAGGTTTCACAGGATTCACGTTCAGGGATCTTACCGAAGACATAAGTCCCATCGGGGCCCATTGGAAATCCCTCGGTCTGAGGATCGATGCGATTTACACTGGATTCCTAGGTTCTTTCGAGCAGATCGATCTGGTAAAAGGGCTCATAGACGATCTCTCCGATCAGAGACCTGCGGTATACGTCGACCCAGTCATGGCAGACAAAGGCAAGATGTACGCCATATTCGGGCCCGATTTCCCCGCGGGAATGAGAAGTCTGTGCGAAAAGGCCGATCTCATAATGCCCAATCTCACCGAATTGGCGTTCATGCTCGGTTTCGAGTACGAGGAGGGCCCATATTCCAGGGAATACATCGACGGCATATTCTCCAAGGCCGAGGTTCTTGGGGTATCCCGCATAGTCATAACAGGAGTGAGCTTCGAACCTGGGAAATTGGGAGCAGTCTGGAAAGATTATCGGACCGGAGAGACCGGAAGCTCGATGAGAAAAGAGGTGCCCGGATATTACCACGGGACTGGTGACATTTTCGGGTCAGCTCTCGTCGGCGCGTTGGAAGCCGGAGTCTCTCTCGGGGAATCCGTCGATATAGCGGTCGATTTCACAGTCGGGAGCATCATCAGAACATACTCATCCAATACCGACGTGAGATTCGGGGTCAATTTCGAATGCGGCCTGATAGATTATGCGCGTTCGATAAAGGAGAAAGCCCCGTATCGCGTCGCCATCAACTACGGGGATTTCGGATCGATAGAGAAGATGGCCAGCGCAGTATGGCATGAGGCATACGCCGGAATAGTCTCGGAGGATCAGATCGATTATATGCTGGCCAAATTCCAGTCCGCTGAGGCCATCAAGAACCAGATATCCGAAGGGCTGACATACGAGATCGCCCGCAGAGACGGGAAGGATGCAGGATATATAGGCTACAAGTTCGATGGTGACGAGCTTTTCGTATCCAAAATCTATGTCATGGAACCGCTCAGGAAGGAAGGCGTCGGGAAGGCCCTCCTTCTCAGGGCTTTCGAAGCGGGAAGATGCGGAGGAGCCAAACGCATGCGCCTGACGGTGAACAAAAACAATTCTAAGGCGATAGCGTTCTACGAAGCGATGGGACTTGAGAAGATGTCCGAATTGCGCACCGATATCGGGGAAGGCTTCGTGATGGACGATTTCGTGATGGGGCGCGGGATTTGAGCGCGGAAGAGCTTTTCGAAGAAGGATACAGGCTGTATCTGGATGCCAGCTCCCCCAGCGATCTCGAGAAAGCCCGCGGACTTCTGGGCATAGCGGCCATGGAAGGGCATGCCATGGCGCAGGACATCCTGGGCAACATGTACGAGGACGGGGACGGCGTGGACGAAGACATAGCCACCGCCGCGCATCTTTATTCACAATCGGCAGAGCAGGGATGCCCCAAAGGCACATTCGATCTCGGGATGCTGTATCTGGACGGGAAAGGCGTTCAGAAAGACGGGCCTCGCGCCTTCTTGCTGATCAAAGAAGCCGCGGAAAGCCGCGATCCAGACCATCTGTTCATGCTGTCGGTGCTTTATCTCAAAGGCATCGGCACCGACAAAAACGAAAAAGAAGCGCTCAGGCTTCTGAGGGAAGCGGCCGGTCTCGGGAGCGCCGAGGCCAAAGCTAACATGGGCGCGATGATGCTCTCCGGCAACGGCCTCCCTAAAGACGAACCGGGCGCATTCGGCCTCCTGAAGGAAGCCGCCGAAGATGGGGAATGCTCGGCGATGTGCAACCTCGGGATGATGTACGAGGGCGGCATCCACGTCGAAAAAGATCTGGAGGTCGCCTTGTCGTACTACAGGCAGGCCGCGGATTTGGGTTATTGCCCTGCATACTACCATATGGCCGTCCTTGCTGGCGAAGGTCTGATCGACATTTCGAAAGCGGATCCGTGCGGGATAATCGGCGAGGTCGCCGATGGCGGAAACCCAGAAGCGATCGCGGCGCTGGGCGAGGCATACTATCATGGCGATGGCGTCCCCTCCGATCTGGATATGGCCGCGCAGTATTTCCGCGCCGGGATCGATCTGGACGTGCCATCATGCATGTATAATCTAGGGGTGATGATCATCCGCGGGGAAGCCGATCCGGAATACGACGGAGAAGAATT from Candidatus Methanomethylophilaceae archaeon harbors:
- a CDS encoding pyridoxamine kinase, which produces MKQERVLAIHDISCVGKCSLTVALPIISAAGEECSVLPTAVLSTHTGGFTGFTFRDLTEDISPIGAHWKSLGLRIDAIYTGFLGSFEQIDLVKGLIDDLSDQRPAVYVDPVMADKGKMYAIFGPDFPAGMRSLCEKADLIMPNLTELAFMLGFEYEEGPYSREYIDGIFSKAEVLGVSRIVITGVSFEPGKLGAVWKDYRTGETGSSMRKEVPGYYHGTGDIFGSALVGALEAGVSLGESVDIAVDFTVGSIIRTYSSNTDVRFGVNFECGLIDYARSIKEKAPYRVAINYGDFGSIEKMASAVWHEAYAGIVSEDQIDYMLAKFQSAEAIKNQISEGLTYEIARRDGKDAGYIGYKFDGDELFVSKIYVMEPLRKEGVGKALLLRAFEAGRCGGAKRMRLTVNKNNSKAIAFYEAMGLEKMSELRTDIGEGFVMDDFVMGRGI
- a CDS encoding sel1 repeat family protein yields the protein MSAEELFEEGYRLYLDASSPSDLEKARGLLGIAAMEGHAMAQDILGNMYEDGDGVDEDIATAAHLYSQSAEQGCPKGTFDLGMLYLDGKGVQKDGPRAFLLIKEAAESRDPDHLFMLSVLYLKGIGTDKNEKEALRLLREAAGLGSAEAKANMGAMMLSGNGLPKDEPGAFGLLKEAAEDGECSAMCNLGMMYEGGIHVEKDLEVALSYYRQAADLGYCPAYYHMAVLAGEGLIDISKADPCGIIGEVADGGNPEAIAALGEAYYHGDGVPSDLDMAAQYFRAGIDLDVPSCMYNLGVMIIRGEADPEYDGEEFDLILAAADAGYGPAKELASRSGEESRCSFRRPSKRPAPEDGIRSTSFSFPAIRIRTTPTTGPPSSATGSSITGSKPGL